From one Nothobranchius furzeri strain GRZ-AD chromosome 2, NfurGRZ-RIMD1, whole genome shotgun sequence genomic stretch:
- the si:dkey-19b23.7 gene encoding uncharacterized protein si:dkey-19b23.7, whose protein sequence is MSTKKEREQKRKLQHFLSDLALLGSLQGFKYFQPWLRGKEELLLTVVNEDLGWRSPGFLVSRASLNSSSSSCSSSGVSPSSSSPSLDSGSSSPLPGEPRGTMDSRSRTHTTTQPQTPREPSSEEHLLPASPSEREMAVPEVNCTLFLLAGYVKYGRPYAWIRSNHERLVNIGGTDSMVRDTPMKLKSITDWQTRSIRVWDVLSELVSLCTVPSPTNPFALDMRYIKNLPLPDRFLVTGALLNFLETYVVYGNRDELHYDKVVEEVKPLRRLHVQSLLELQRLRGRSTATGTLRLILHEGTVSVGSL, encoded by the exons ATGAGCACT aaAAAGGAGAGGGAGCAGAAGAGGAAGCTGCAGCACTTTCTGAGTGACTTGGCTTTACTTGGATCATTACAG GGTTTTAAGTACTTCCAACCATGGCTAAGGGGGAAGGAGGAGTTGCTGCTGACTGTCGTCAACGAGGATCTG GGTTGGCGTTCTCCAGGTTTTCTGGTATCCAGAGCATCCTTGaacagctccagcagcagctgtagCAGTAGCGGCGTCtctcccagcagcagctctcccaGCCTGGACAGTGGCAGCAGCTCCCCCCTACCCGGGGAGCCTCGGGGCACAATGGACTCCCGGTCTCGCACGCATACCACGACACAGCCGCAGACACCTAG GGAGCCCAGCAGTGAGGAACATCTTCTCCCAGCTTCTCCCAGTGAAAGAGAGATGGCAGTACCA GAGGTGAACTGCACCCTGTTTTTATTGGCCGGCTACGTCAAGTACGGACGCCCTTACGCCTGGATCCGCTCCAACCACGAGCGCCTGGTCAACATCGGCGGCACCGACTCGATGGTCAGGGACACGCCCATGAAATTAAAGTCCATCACTGACTGGCAGACACGAA GTATCCGTGTGTGGGATGTTCTGAGTGAGCTGGTGTCCCTGTGCACCGTTCCTTCTCCCACCAACCCCTTCGCCTTGGACATGCGTTACATCAAAAACCTTCCCCTGCCAGATCGCTTCCTGGTCACTGGAGCTCTTCTCAACTTCCTGGAGACGTATGTGGTGTACGGGAACCGGGATGAGCTGCACTATGACAAAG TGGTGGAGGAGGTGAAACCTCTGAGGCGTCTGCATGTCCAGTCTCTGTTGGAGTTACAGCGACTCCGAGGACGTTCCACAGCAACAGGCACTTTGAGATTAATTCTCCACGAGGGGACAGTTTCTGTAGGAAGCTTGTGA
- the si:dkey-19b23.8 gene encoding low density lipoprotein receptor adapter protein 1 — MKLWPDKNGHAPFVSPSAEKSSKPSSKDAMALGSFHLMQTLKNSPAAFRRHFRRDRTELLSHGDPLFKVHYLGTVKIFSLDRAQAQDAIAQMLEGNANRKKLSKDHALVVRPRYVEVKELSTGRQLTKTYLQDIAYCAADANRPNVFLYICKHQGQQLQCRVFWCSRAERARDMTACLADSFQRALSDWQDGSATLTPGDVKRGEEPSSSPSKSSTLPAGFGKGRWKRQGSASRSPMRAITRRGSASDS, encoded by the exons ATGAAACTGTGGCCAG ATAAAAACGGCCACGCTCCGTTTGTCAGCCCTTCAGCTGAAAAGTCTTCCAAGCCCAGCTCCAAGGACGCCATGGCTCTTGGAAGTTTCCACCTCATGCAGACCCTCAAGAACTCTCCTGCCGCCTTCCGACGCCACTTCCGCCGCGACCGGACGGAGTTGCTGTCCCACGGCGACCCCCTGTTCAAAGTTCACTACCTGGGCACGGTGAAGATCTTCTCCCTTGATCGAGCGCAGGCTCAGGACGCCATCGCGCAAATGCTAGAGGGGAATGCTAACCGGAAGAAGCTGAGCAAAGACCACGCGCTGGTGGTGCGGCCGAGGTACGTGGAGGTCAAGGAGCTGAGCACGGGGCGGCAGCTGACCAAAACGTACCTGCAGGACATAGCGTACTGCGCTGCGGACGCCAACAGACCCAACGTGTTCCTGTACATCTGCAAGCATCAGGGACAGCAGCTGCAGTGTCGGGTGTTCTGGTGCAGCCGTGCAGAGCGGGCGCGGGACATGACCGCCTGTCTGGCTGACTCCTTCCAGCGAGCGCTGAGCGACTGGCAGGATGGCTCGGCCACGTTGACGCCCGGAGACGTGAAACGTGGAGAGGAGCCGTCCAGCTCTCCTTCCAAGAGCTCCACGCTGCCTGCTGGCTTCGGTAAAg GTCGCTGGAAGAGACAAGGTTCTGCATCTCGAAGCCCCATGAGAGCCATCACCAGAAGAGGATCAGCCTCTGACAGCTGA